A window from Tenacibaculum singaporense encodes these proteins:
- a CDS encoding diacylglycerol/lipid kinase family protein yields the protein MNNSWYVIVNPVAGNGKFNKYWSDIQQELKFNNITYEYAKTEYSNHEKIIVQQAINKGYKKIISVGGDGTLHHVINGIMTQNTIKPEEITIAVIPLGTGNDWIKTYNIPKNIKAAVGLIKQVKTIFQDIGYLELSDTSSYFNNVAGIGYDGYVVNKLNKLKRFGSIAYLLSGLAGLLLYKKTTFNITINNKSVETKCLMTLFGICKYSAGGMQLTDYKCSNNGLFDITIAKNLSFWDLLFSIKKLYNGKILQHKKVETHLASSLLITPKNNDELPYIQADGELIGRGQVKVSIIKSAIQIVIP from the coding sequence ATGAATAATTCTTGGTATGTTATTGTTAATCCTGTAGCTGGTAATGGTAAGTTCAATAAATATTGGTCAGATATTCAACAGGAATTAAAATTTAATAATATAACCTATGAATATGCAAAAACTGAATATTCTAATCACGAAAAAATTATTGTTCAGCAAGCCATTAACAAAGGTTATAAGAAAATAATTTCTGTTGGGGGTGATGGTACTTTACATCATGTCATTAACGGAATTATGACTCAAAATACTATAAAACCTGAAGAAATAACTATTGCTGTTATTCCATTAGGTACTGGTAATGACTGGATTAAAACTTATAATATACCTAAGAATATAAAAGCTGCCGTTGGTTTAATAAAGCAAGTGAAAACTATTTTTCAAGACATCGGTTATTTGGAATTATCTGATACTTCTTCCTATTTTAATAATGTAGCTGGTATTGGTTATGACGGATATGTTGTTAACAAGTTGAATAAATTAAAGAGATTTGGATCTATAGCCTACTTATTGAGTGGGCTAGCGGGTTTATTACTCTACAAAAAAACTACTTTTAACATAACTATTAACAATAAATCTGTTGAAACAAAGTGTTTAATGACTTTGTTTGGTATTTGTAAATATTCAGCAGGAGGTATGCAATTAACTGATTATAAATGTTCTAATAATGGTTTATTTGATATAACAATAGCTAAAAACTTGTCCTTTTGGGACTTACTATTTTCAATTAAAAAATTATACAACGGAAAAATTCTTCAACATAAAAAAGTAGAAACGCATTTGGCTAGCTCATTGTTAATAACTCCTAAAAACAATGATGAACTTCCTTATATCCAAGCAGATGGTGAGTTAATAGGTAGAGGACAAGTTAAAGTTAGTATTATTAAAAGTGCTATTCAAATAGTTATTCCTTAA
- the rpiB gene encoding ribose 5-phosphate isomerase B has protein sequence MTIAVGNDHAGTEYKFEIVKLLEELGHKVINFGTNETDSMDYPDTIHPAAEAVETGQAEMGIILCGSGNGAQMTANKHQGVRAALCWNNELVELTRQHNDANILTIPARFVSLQQALGFVKIFLSTEFEGGRHANRVNKIACC, from the coding sequence ATGACAATCGCTGTAGGAAATGATCACGCAGGCACCGAATACAAATTTGAAATAGTTAAACTTTTAGAAGAATTAGGGCATAAAGTAATCAACTTTGGTACGAATGAAACCGATAGTATGGATTACCCAGATACCATTCACCCAGCTGCTGAAGCTGTTGAAACAGGACAAGCAGAAATGGGAATTATTTTATGTGGAAGTGGTAATGGAGCGCAAATGACTGCTAATAAGCACCAAGGAGTGCGAGCTGCTTTATGTTGGAATAACGAATTGGTGGAATTAACACGTCAACACAACGATGCAAATATTTTAACTATTCCAGCTCGTTTTGTATCGTTGCAACAAGCTTTAGGTTTTGTGAAGATTTTTTTATCTACCGAATTTGAAGGAGGTCGTCACGCGAATAGAGTAAATAAAATAGCTTGCTGTTAA
- a CDS encoding GNAT family N-acetyltransferase: protein MNFIVKRFQELTTSELYELLQLRSEVFVVEQDCVYQDIDGKDQKALHVIGIKEGKIIAYTRLFNSGEYFDTPSIGRVVVKESERKYGYGHDLIKASIKAIVDNYKETAITISAQTYLQKFYESHGFKQVGEGYLEDGIPHIRMVRN from the coding sequence ATGAATTTTATAGTAAAAAGATTTCAAGAATTAACAACTTCAGAACTATATGAATTACTTCAATTACGTTCTGAAGTTTTTGTTGTTGAACAAGATTGTGTCTATCAAGATATTGATGGTAAAGATCAAAAAGCTTTACATGTTATAGGAATTAAGGAAGGTAAAATAATAGCCTATACTCGTTTGTTTAATAGTGGTGAATATTTTGATACACCTAGTATTGGCAGGGTAGTAGTAAAGGAAAGTGAACGTAAATATGGTTACGGACACGATTTGATAAAAGCATCTATCAAAGCTATTGTTGATAACTACAAAGAAACTGCCATAACTATTTCTGCACAAACCTATTTACAAAAATTCTACGAATCTCACGGATTTAAACAAGTAGGAGAAGGATATTTAGAAGACGGAATTCCGCATATAAGAATGGTTAGAAACTAA
- a CDS encoding pseudouridine synthase, translating to MSNHRHFIIYKPYGFLSQFITNQKKGGKHKLLGELYDFPENTMAVGRLDVKSEGLLLLTTDGKVSDFITTRGGVEKEYYVQLDGAITSEAIEQLQNGVEIGFDGKKYMTKPCKVRAMDTPDLPERSKKIRDARHGPTPWISVTLTEGKFRQVRKMTSAVGFPTLRLVRVRVGDILLSNMQVGEVKEVEELV from the coding sequence ATGTCAAACCATCGTCACTTTATAATTTACAAACCTTACGGTTTTCTTTCTCAGTTTATTACCAATCAAAAAAAAGGAGGTAAACACAAATTATTGGGTGAATTATACGATTTTCCTGAAAATACAATGGCTGTAGGTAGGTTAGATGTAAAATCAGAAGGTTTGTTGTTGTTAACAACCGACGGAAAAGTAAGCGACTTTATTACTACCAGAGGTGGAGTTGAAAAAGAATATTATGTTCAGTTAGACGGAGCTATTACTTCAGAAGCTATTGAACAACTACAAAATGGGGTTGAAATTGGTTTTGACGGAAAAAAATACATGACTAAACCTTGCAAAGTTAGAGCAATGGATACGCCAGATTTACCTGAACGTTCTAAAAAAATTAGAGATGCTCGTCACGGTCCTACTCCTTGGATATCTGTTACCTTAACCGAAGGGAAATTTAGACAAGTACGTAAAATGACCTCTGCCGTTGGTTTTCCTACACTCCGTTTAGTACGTGTTCGTGTGGGTGATATTTTATTAAGTAATATGCAAGTTGGTGAAGTTAAAGAAGTTGAGGAATTGGTTTAG
- a CDS encoding TonB-dependent receptor plug domain-containing protein, translating into MKHYIILLLLGLFSLTIQSQENNEKKDTIETHTFLNEVIVIGKRDNKINNKKYAKPLANLDDFLEKSAKINMIKRGNYAWEPTLNNMISDRINVTIDGMQIFGACTDKMDPITSYVDISNLEKVAVYSGQHGAENGQTIGGSIDLKLDKNSFTNEFKKVVTGIDLGYESNSNTKVIGVEANYSSKNFYVNTDFINRNADNYVDGNNNEVLFSQYSKYNFSTIAGYKISNKEKLGVTFIFDKATDIGYPALAMDVSLAKATIASINYEYKNNNALFNYIDAKLYANSIKHVMDDTKRPNVSIHMDMPGWSDTYGFYVKSQLKKNKHRFSVNLNGHYNKSLAEMTMYPANSNEKLMFMLTWPDVRTLYNGLFISDNITLNNQTSIQLSTRLGYQNNKIASDFGLGSLQIFYPNLPPSKNRFLPSFSAQIINKTQLFTVTTSLGYGERAPSVSEGYGNYLYNSFDNFDYIGNPNLKNEKSLEFNSKIDFKNNDLTIGFENSLFYISDYIIGVINPDIKPMVIGADGVKVYSSLNNVLQFNSSLNLTYKFTKELTFDSTVTYNYGKEINGENLPLISPLTYNVNIDFTKNLFTSTFEVVGAGTQHNFSKNYGEDKTKSYTIFNIDAGYKFYINNDSFIIKSGVENIFNTYYSTYSDWQNIPRMGRNIFVNLSYILK; encoded by the coding sequence ATGAAGCATTATATAATACTCCTACTCTTGGGGTTGTTTTCCCTTACTATTCAATCACAAGAAAACAATGAAAAAAAAGACACAATAGAAACTCACACCTTTTTAAATGAAGTGATTGTTATTGGTAAAAGAGATAATAAAATAAATAATAAAAAATATGCCAAACCATTGGCCAACTTAGATGATTTTCTTGAGAAATCAGCTAAAATAAATATGATTAAAAGAGGAAATTATGCCTGGGAACCTACCTTGAATAATATGATTTCTGATAGAATTAATGTAACTATAGATGGAATGCAAATTTTTGGTGCTTGTACCGATAAAATGGATCCTATCACATCTTATGTAGATATTTCAAATCTTGAAAAAGTAGCAGTTTATTCTGGTCAACATGGTGCAGAAAATGGTCAAACCATTGGTGGTTCTATCGATTTAAAACTAGATAAAAATAGTTTCACTAACGAGTTTAAAAAAGTAGTTACAGGAATAGATTTAGGATATGAAAGCAACTCAAACACTAAAGTTATAGGTGTTGAAGCCAATTATAGTTCTAAAAACTTCTATGTAAACACTGATTTTATTAATAGAAATGCTGATAATTATGTAGATGGGAATAATAATGAAGTTCTATTTTCTCAATACAGTAAATATAATTTTTCAACTATAGCAGGTTATAAAATTTCAAATAAAGAAAAATTAGGTGTTACTTTTATTTTTGACAAGGCTACCGATATAGGTTATCCTGCTTTAGCTATGGATGTTTCTTTAGCAAAAGCTACCATTGCTTCGATAAATTATGAGTATAAAAACAATAATGCTCTATTTAATTATATAGATGCTAAATTGTATGCTAACAGTATTAAACATGTTATGGATGATACCAAAAGACCAAACGTGTCTATTCATATGGATATGCCAGGTTGGAGTGATACTTATGGATTTTATGTGAAGTCTCAACTCAAGAAAAACAAACATCGCTTTTCTGTTAATCTTAACGGACATTATAATAAGTCATTAGCAGAAATGACTATGTATCCAGCGAACAGTAATGAAAAACTAATGTTTATGCTAACATGGCCAGATGTAAGAACTTTATATAATGGATTGTTTATAAGCGATAATATTACCTTAAACAATCAAACATCTATTCAATTAAGTACTCGATTAGGATACCAGAATAATAAGATTGCAAGTGATTTTGGTTTGGGTAGCTTACAAATATTTTATCCGAATTTACCCCCTTCAAAAAATAGATTTTTACCAAGTTTTTCAGCTCAAATTATCAACAAAACACAGCTGTTTACTGTTACAACTTCATTAGGATATGGAGAGAGAGCTCCATCGGTAAGTGAAGGATATGGAAACTATTTATATAACAGTTTTGATAATTTTGATTACATCGGGAATCCGAATTTAAAAAATGAAAAATCGTTAGAGTTCAATTCTAAAATTGATTTTAAAAACAATGATTTAACTATCGGTTTTGAAAACTCTTTATTTTATATTTCAGATTATATTATAGGCGTTATTAATCCTGATATTAAACCTATGGTTATAGGTGCGGATGGAGTAAAAGTATATAGCTCTTTAAACAACGTTTTACAATTTAATTCCTCTTTAAATTTAACCTATAAATTTACCAAAGAGCTTACCTTTGATAGTACTGTAACTTATAACTATGGAAAAGAAATTAATGGAGAAAATTTGCCTTTAATTTCCCCTCTAACTTATAATGTAAATATTGATTTTACAAAGAATCTTTTTACATCAACTTTTGAAGTTGTGGGTGCAGGAACACAACATAATTTTTCTAAAAATTACGGAGAAGACAAAACTAAAAGTTATACAATTTTTAATATTGATGCTGGTTATAAATTTTACATAAACAACGATTCATTCATAATAAAATCAGGAGTAGAAAATATATTTAACACGTACTATTCTACTTATTCAGATTGGCAAAATATACCTAGAATGGGGCGAAATATTTTTGTTAATTTGTCATACATTTTAAAATAG
- the recA gene encoding recombinase RecA, with amino-acid sequence MAADKEKEAKLKALQLTLDKLDKTYGKGTVMKLGDSQVEDVDAISSGSLGLDLALGVGGYPRGRIIEIYGPESSGKTTLTIHAIAEAQKAGGIAAFIDAEHAFDRFYAESLGVDVDNLIISQPDHGEQALEIADNLIRSGAIDIVVIDSVAALTPKSEIEGEMGDSKMGLHARLMSQALRKLTGTISKTNCTVIFINQLREKIGVMFGNPETTTGGNALKFYASVRLDIRRRTQIKDGDKVIGNSTKVKIVKNKVAPPFQQTEFDIMYGAGISKVGEVLDIGVEYGIIKKSGSWFSYGDTKLGQGRDAVKGVIKDNPELMEELENKIKEAIENQE; translated from the coding sequence ATGGCAGCAGATAAAGAAAAAGAAGCGAAATTAAAAGCGCTTCAACTTACACTAGATAAGTTAGATAAAACGTACGGTAAAGGAACCGTAATGAAGTTAGGAGATAGCCAAGTAGAAGATGTAGATGCAATATCGTCAGGTTCTTTAGGATTAGATTTAGCCCTAGGAGTAGGAGGGTATCCTCGTGGAAGAATTATAGAAATTTACGGACCAGAATCATCAGGTAAAACAACTTTAACAATACATGCAATTGCAGAAGCCCAAAAAGCTGGAGGTATTGCTGCTTTTATTGATGCTGAACATGCTTTTGATCGTTTTTATGCTGAAAGTTTAGGCGTTGATGTAGATAACTTAATTATTTCACAACCAGATCATGGTGAGCAAGCTTTAGAAATTGCTGATAACTTAATCCGTTCAGGAGCTATTGATATTGTAGTAATTGATTCGGTTGCAGCATTAACACCAAAATCTGAGATTGAAGGTGAAATGGGTGATTCTAAAATGGGATTACATGCTCGTTTAATGTCACAAGCTCTACGTAAGTTAACAGGTACGATTAGTAAAACAAACTGTACAGTTATATTTATTAACCAGTTACGTGAAAAGATTGGAGTTATGTTTGGTAACCCAGAAACTACAACAGGGGGTAACGCTTTAAAATTCTATGCATCGGTTCGTTTAGATATTCGTCGTAGAACACAAATTAAAGATGGTGATAAAGTAATTGGTAACAGCACTAAAGTTAAAATTGTAAAGAATAAAGTAGCTCCACCATTTCAACAAACTGAATTTGATATTATGTATGGTGCAGGAATATCAAAAGTTGGTGAAGTTTTAGATATTGGTGTAGAGTACGGAATTATAAAGAAAAGTGGTTCATGGTTTAGCTATGGAGACACTAAATTAGGTCAGGGTAGAGATGCTGTAAAAGGTGTTATTAAAGATAATCCTGAATTAATGGAAGAACTTGAAAATAAAATTAAAGAAGCTATTGAAAACCAAGAATAA